The Rhopalosiphum maidis isolate BTI-1 chromosome 1, ASM367621v3, whole genome shotgun sequence genome has a segment encoding these proteins:
- the LOC113548168 gene encoding tRNA (cytosine(38)-C(5))-methyltransferase, translated as MRVIEFFSGIGGMHFALKECNLKNFEVVLAVDINTVANAVYRHFFPSTNLRDLNILSLSPEQFDAYCPDILLMSPPCQPFTRNGLVKDINDERTKPLLHIIENIIPKSKSLKYILVENVKGFESSLARDKLISALSQSGFTFKEFLLSPVHFGICNSRLRYYLLAKKKPLDFAIPLQNDIITENNWDNKLCNRVKQVSDVLSISDAELDEYLINDKQLLKGGKALDIVTKHSKRSCCFTRSYSSYLCGTGSVYSSLCEENIKEIIKDNDNNLEVLKSLKLRFFTPAEVAKFMCFPVTDFPVSNKKAYQLLGNSINVYVVSRLLCLLLP; from the exons ATGAGAGTCATCGAATTTTTCAGCGGTATCGGTGGAATGCATTTCGCCCTAAAAG aatgcaatttgaaaaattttgaaGTTGTCCTAGCTGTAGATATAAATACAGTAGCAAATGCAGTGTACAGACATTTTTTTCCATCGACTAACCTCAGAGATTTGAATATCCTTTCACTTAGTCCAGAACAGTTTGATGCATATTGTCcagatatattattgatgagCCCACCATGTCAACCTTTCACAAG aaatggtCTTGTCAAGGATATTAATGATGAAAGAACAAAGCCACTGCTGcacattattgaaaatataattcctAAATCAAAatcacttaaatatattttagtggaAAATGTTAAAGGATTTGAAAGTTCTTTGGCtagagataaattaatttctgctTTGAGTCAGTCAGgttttacatttaaagaaTTTCTTCTAAGTCCTGTACACTTTGGCATATGCAATTCAAGATtgaggtattatttattagccaAGAAGAAGCCATTAGATTTTGCAATACCCTTACAAAATGATATC ataactgaaaataattgGGACAATAAATTGTGCAATCGCGTTAAACAAGTTTCAgatgtattaagtatatcCGACGCAGAATTAGatgaatatttgattaatgacAAGCAACTATTGAAAGGCGGCAAAGCTTTGGACATTGTTACCAAACACAGTAAGAGGTCATGTTGCTTCACTCGTTCATACAGTTCATATTTATGCGGCACAGGTTCCGTTTATTCCAGTTTATgtgaagaaaatattaaagaaattattaaggACAACGACAATAATTTAGAAGTGctgaaaagtttaaaattaagattttttacacCTGCAGAAGTTGCAAAGTTTATGTGTTTTCCTGTAACCGATTTTCCAGTCAGCAATAAAAAGGCATACCAACTTCTGGGAAacagtataaatgtttatgttgtTTCGcggttattatgtttattattgccTTAA
- the LOC113548169 gene encoding 28 kDa heat- and acid-stable phosphoprotein-like, translating into MPRGKWTNHKGRSRRFTNPEELEEQRKREEQERRWKKNNRGDDESSSEEEKPVTKGDKSNSEDESESESESEEESDDNKKGVAGLIQIENPNRRQLKAKKLATLNETLDTAEPAQLSRREREEVERQRKKLHYQKLQAEGKTDEARADLARLAIIKQQRAEAAKKREDEKKEKEMAKIQKSAEMQKALGK; encoded by the exons ATGCCAAGAG GAAAATGGACTAATCACAAGGGAAGGAGTCGCAGGTTTACAAACCCCGAAGAATTAGAAGAACAGAGAAAACGTGAAGAACAGGAAAGAAGGTGGAAGAAAAATAACAGAGGTGATGATGAATCATCAAGTGAAGAAGAAAAACCCGTGACCAAAGGAGACAAAAGCAATAGTGAGGATGAATCGGAGAGTGAAAGCGAATCTGAAGAAGAATCCGacgat AATAAAAAAGGTGTTGCTGGCCTGatacaaattgaaaatccAAATAGGAGACAGTTAAAAGCAAAGAAATTAGCTACGCTTAACGAAACCTTAGATACAGCAGAACCAGCTCAGTTATCTAGGCGTGAAAG AGAAGAAGTTGAAAGACAACGGAAAAAACTGCATTATCAAAAGCTGCAAGCTGAAGGTAAGACAGATGAAGCAAGAGCAGATTTAGCTAGATTAGCAATCATTAAACAACAACGTGCAGAAGCTGCAAAAAAGAGAGAGGATGAGAAAAAAG aaaaagagATGGCCAAGATTCAAAAATCAGCCGAGATGCAAAAAGCACTcggaaaatag
- the LOC113548170 gene encoding intraflagellar transport protein 20 homolog has protein sequence MADSVPVSDVVCVDDMGKARVMEPVLADKVAGLRDQCIEFMSDIELYRESVNTFIGVMDHLAKQVEREKRDAIVVSNKLASLPNKVEEEIAKLKSQIEQKTTELERYKVEHRSLQKIESDQTDLINRLSFQN, from the exons ATGGCTGACAGCGTACCCGTGTCGGATGTCGTTTGTGTCGACGACATGGGCAAGGCCAGAGTCATGGAACCCGTGTTGGCGGACAAGGTGGCCGGTCTGAGGGATCAATGCATAGAATTCATGAGCG atataGAGCTGTACCGCGAGTCAGTTAACACGTTTATTGGCGTCATGGACCATCTGGCCAAACAGGTGGAGCGAGAAAAGCGAGATGCGATTGTAGTGTCGAACAAGCTAGCATCGTTGCCCAATAAGGTGGAAGAAGAAATCGCCAAGTTAAAA tCGCAAATCGAACAAAAGACAACGGAGCTTGAACGTTACAAGGTAGAGCACAGATCGCTGCAAAAAATCGAATCCGACCAAACGGACTTAATAAATCGATTATCGTTTCAAAACTAA